The genomic window CCCCTACCACTACGTCACCGTACCGGATGGTCAGAGCTACACCCAGGTCGGTGCGCCGCCCCAGGGAGACGGCTACACGGCGTTACAACAGTTCCGTAAGGATTTGAGAGACCCGACAACCCCGACCCGACGGAAACGTCTCGCCCTGCGCTTTGCCCTGCATATTGTGCAGGACCTCCAGCAACCCCTGCATGTCGGGAATGGACGGGATCGGGGCGGCAACCAGATCCGGGTGGCCATAAACGGGGAAACATCCAATTTGCACAGCGTCTGGGATCGCCAGCTTTTTGAAAGCACCGGGCGCAGCAAGGAGACCTGGCTCGACTATTTTCGCCGAGGCGATCTCCTGCGAGAGCCCAACCCAGCAGATAGCGACCCTCTCCTATGGATCCGGGAAAGCGCCGCCCTCCGGGAAACGCTGTATCCCGTCCCGACTGCCATCGACAGGGCTTACATCAAACAACAGCTTCCCCGGGCGGAGCAGCGACTC from Congregibacter litoralis KT71 includes these protein-coding regions:
- a CDS encoding S1/P1 nuclease; amino-acid sequence: MFTAFIPPLGGSAPGRFLVTLCLLGNTLAWSSGARAWGAMGHELAGTLAAPYLSANARAQIDALLKDETLASASTWADRMRGDPDPFWQEEAGPYHYVTVPDGQSYTQVGAPPQGDGYTALQQFRKDLRDPTTPTRRKRLALRFALHIVQDLQQPLHVGNGRDRGGNQIRVAINGETSNLHSVWDRQLFESTGRSKETWLDYFRRGDLLREPNPADSDPLLWIRESAALRETLYPVPTAIDRAYIKQQLPRAEQRLALSAVRTAAWLNATFDGVSEAHGYRDAAPAPTVSDPEEASEVKSAWRRWLERLFR